The following coding sequences are from one Solea solea chromosome 11, fSolSol10.1, whole genome shotgun sequence window:
- the LOC131468831 gene encoding uncharacterized protein LOC131468831, translated as MNQLDPDDAIFLVDAFLDECKVDQHEHTKEGSEKSTKLCVWLDEDKDGQPLPKRSRAGEKRKRDSATVSSASVKPSCSHSQDTTEENVTIENLDSLVQDVRDLLGSGPEQPLPSHWRNRQTSSLENWTVLRPFMVNNMLSSEKPKEGVCHHCGHNAAVVMCRDCLPRSLYCTACDLSTHEALVLHNRASMVEGFFRHLPPSTFVQQHEGGKFSYHEKDCMLPIVPPCCDCSTGQTSLSKGKAVILIGMNGRYNLFLPSVNCSCGKTLSVTISDLVESGYWPATVNFETLYMVDLFTTYEDLKITAPGMSRQAFVSMLECRTKLFGRSGKICGDTMQRAFLEWAYAKFEVEKLSQVQHFQCPACTPSMLAVAVDGNRKLYRFKSQPGPDGFFDGVFLASDAEVSSFVDYIHGTTGHNPGKGRCGAGQWTAARESASKSASKLDEEGVEVAVCRHGVLLKGLNMFRGEIFAYPLYLQKQLASQTVQFFCSDVVCKYWPYLQRVVDHCQSWRTC; from the exons ATGAATCAACTTGACCCCGACGATGCCATATTCCTGGTTGATGCGTTCCTGGATGAATGCAAG GTGGATCAGCATGAACACACAAAAGAAGGATCAGAGAAATCCACAAAGTTGTGTGTTTGGCTTGATGAGGACAAAGATGGTCAACCTCTGCCAAAAAGAAGTAGAGCTGGGGAAAAACGAAAGCGAGATTCAGCCACTG TTTCTTCAGCAAGTGTAAAACCCTCCTGTTCTCACTCTCAAGACACAACTGAAGAAAATGTGACCATCGAAAATTtag ATTCCCTCGTTCAAGATGTGCGAGACCTCTTAGGAAGTGGTCCTGAACAACCTCTGCCCTCGCACTGGAGGAACAGGCAAACTTCCTCTCTGGAAAATTGGACAGTGCTGAGGCCCTTCATGGTGAACAATATGTTGTCATCTGAGAAGCCCAAGGAGGGGGTTTGCCATCATTGTGGACACAACGCTGCAGTAGTGATGTGTAGGGACTGTTTACCACGATCACTCTACTGCACAGCCTGTGACCTTTCCACACATGAGGCCCTGGTGCTTCATAACAGAGCATCCATGGTGGAGGGGTTCTTCAGACACCTGCCACCATCCACTTTTGTTCAGCAGCATGAGGGAGGGAAATTCTCCTATCATGAAAAAG ATTGCATGTTACCAATCGTTCCTCCCTGCTGTGACTGCTCCACTGGGCAAACAAGCTTGTCCAAGGGCAAGGCAGTTATTTTAATTGGAATGAATG GAAGATACAACCTCTTCCTTCCATCAGTAAACTGCTCCTGTGGAAAAACCTTGTCAGTGACTATAAGCGATCTGGTTGAAAGTGGTTACTGGCCAGCCACTGTCAATTTTGAGACCTTGTACATGGTGGACTTGTTCACCACGTATGAGGATCTAAAAATCACTGCCCCAGGGATGTCACGACAAGCTTTTGTCAGCATGCTCGAGTGTCGAACGAAACTCTTCGGGCGA AGTGGTAAGATATGTGGGGACACAATGCAGAGGGCCTTCCTCGAATGGGCCTATGCCAAATTTGAGGTTGAAAAGCTGTCTCAGGTCCAGCATTTTCAGTGCCCTGCATGCACACCCTCCATGTTGGCAGTTGCAGTGGATGGGAACCGCAAATTATATCGTTTCAAAAGCCAACCAGG ACCTGATGGGTTTTTTGATGGAGTCTTTTTGGCCAGTGATGCTGAGGTGTCCTCCTTTGTTGATTACATCCATGGAACAACTGGACAT AATCCAGGGAAAGGGAGATGTGGTGCGGGTCAGTGGACAGCAGCACGAGAGTCTGCCAGCAAGTCTGCAAGCAAACTAGACGAGGAAGGTGTTGAAGTTGCTGTCTGCCGTCATGGGGTCTTGCTGAAGGGACTGAATATGTTCCGTGGAGAAATATTTGCATACCCATTATATCTCCAGAAACAGCTAGCTTCACAGACCGTCCAGTTTTTTTGCTCTGATGTGGTCTGCAAATATTGGCCATATCTGCAGAGAGTTGTGGACCACTGCCAGAGTTGGAGGACTTGCTGA